The Epilithonimonas zeae genome contains the following window.
AGAGAACCCGCAATAAATGTGAGGATGATGAAATAACTGAACCGTCTGTTTCCCATTACTGAAGATATTTTTTTCATAAATGTTTTTCTTTGTTTTTAACGCAAAGTCCGCAAAGATTTTTTACTATTATTGAAAATATTTTTGCTCGCAAAGGCGTAAACTCAGCAAAGATTAAAATATTAAGTTTGTCATTGACTTCGTCGAATCTGCGATTTCCGTAGGAATCTCAACAAAGTATTTAAAAGAATAATTTAGATTCCTACGGAATGACAAAACACTGTTTTTATGTTAATGTTTCTTTTACACTGAATCTGCAGCCCGACTTGAGCGGAAATCCTTTTTTGCTTGTTCTCAAGTTCTATTTAGATTGAAATCGTCTGCAAAAAAGATTGGGAGCGGAAGGCGGATTAAGCTGCCCAAATAAATATCTTAATTTTAAAAGACATTCATTCTTGTATTAAGCGCTTTTCGGTATGCATCTGCAACGGGAATGAATTTTCCGTTGATCATAATTCCGCCGTCCTGAAGCGTGTCTATCTTGCCAACAGAAACAATATAAGACCTATGAACACGGATAAAATCATCTTTTGGCAAACGTTCTTCGGCCGTTTTCATCTTGCCGTGGATGGCGAACATTTTTTCTCTTGTGTAGAATTTTACATAATCGCCCATTGCTTCCGCATAAAAAATATCATCGAGCTTCAAACGCCTTGTGATATTAGAATCTCTCACGAATAGGAATTCATCTTTGGTGACTTCCACATCTTCTTTTCTGCTTTCGAGAATTGCCTGAGCTTTGCTGACTGCCTGTAAAAATCTCGCAGGCATCACGGGTTTCAGGATGTAATCTGCGATATTCAGTTCGAAAGCTTCAAGTGCGTAATCTTTATTGGATGAGGTGAAAATAATGATAATGTCTTTCCCAGAAAGGTTTTTAGTGAGTTCGATTCCGGTCATTTCCGGCATTTCGATATCCAAAAATATCAAATCTACCTGATTGTTCTGCAAATGATTGTAAGCTTCAATCGCGTTGGAATATTCACTGACAATTGTAAGATTGGGAATCTGCTTTGCCAAGTGTGCGAGTGTGGTTCTTGCGATATCGTTGTCATCAACAATCAGGGCTTTCATAGGGATAGTTTATTATGGTTGACACAAATATAATTAAAACTACTAAGATTTTTTTGCTTAATTTTTTTGATTCTATTGCGAAAGTTTTGAATGCCACGAATACACGAATAATATATTCTTTTAATGTAAATTAGTGTATTCGTGGCAACGTTTTTATCTGAAGTAAGAACGAATCATCCAGGCCATTTCTTCGTGTGTTTCTATCAGGCTTGTGATGAAGTCGCTGGAACCGTAATCTTTGTATTTTTCGGCAAAAGGCGTCACATTTCCTCTTAGAAAATCGATGATGCTTTCGTGGTCTTTTAATAAATCTTTCATATAACCCAAACCGTCATTGGTTCTGTCGCTGTATTCTGTGAGATGCGTCAATTCTAAATAAGCTTTCATAGTTGCAGGTGCGTAATGACCGATTTTTCTTAGACGTTCTGCAACGCTGTCAATCAATTCGTCCAACTGTTTGTACTGTTCTTCGAAGAAAATATGGTTGGCGTGGAAGTTGTCGCCGGTGACGTTCCAGTGTGCATTTCTGGTTTTGATGTAAAGTACAGTTTCGTCAGCTAAAAGTTTTGCCAATTGTTCTGCAACAGCTTCTGTGTTTTGCTCTGTAAGTCCGATGTTTGTTTTCATAATTTTAAGATTTAAGTTGTTCTTTTTTGATGATGTAAAGTTCGGTCGGAATGTCTTGGAATTAAGAGGTTTTTCGTTAAATAGGCAAAATGAGTCGTTGAGTGGGCTAAACTAAGTTTCATTAATATTTTAAACAAAAAATGAATTTATTAAACTAGTTAAATGTGCAGGATTTCTAACCACCATAAATTTGTCATATCAAAATTAAACAATCAACAAAATGGAAAATAGAATATTAGGACTGCACCACATTACAGCAATTGCAGACAACGCAAAAAGAAATTTAGATTTTTATACTCAGGTTTTAGGCGTAAGATTGGTAAAGAAAACCGTTAACTTTGACGATCCGGGAACTTATCATTTTTATTTCGGTAACGAGGAAGGAACTCCTGGAACAATTTTAACATTCTTTCCTTGGGAAGGAATTGGTAAGGGAACAAATGGTTCTGGCTTGGCAACACACATCGGTTATTCAGTTCCAAAAGGAAGTTTGGAATTCTGGAAAAACAGATTTCAGCAGTTTAATGTAAACTTTGAAGAAGGCGAAATTTTTGGTGAAAAACTGATTTCATTCAAAGACCCAGACGGACTTCAGCTACAGTTCATCGAATCTTCAAGACGTGATGACAGAAAAGTATGGACAACCGATGATATTAAAGATGAAAATGCTTTGAAAGGTTTTCATAATATCACTTTGACTTTGAAAAAAGCTGATCCGACAATCAAAGTTTTAACCGATATTTTTGGATACAATTTACAAAAAGAGGAAGATGAAAGATATCGTTTTGCAACTGATGCCATCGAAACGGCAAACCTTGTTGACATTATTGAAAACGATAAAATTCAGGCTGGAAGAAATGCAGCAGGAACCAATCATCACGTTGCTTTCCGAGTGAAAGATGATAAAGTTTTAATGGAATTCCGTGAAAAAGTTTTGTCTGCAGGATTGAATATCACGCCGAAAATCGACAGAGATTATTTCTATTCATTGTATTTCCGTGAACCGGGTGGCGTTTTATTTGAAATCGCAACAGATAATCCTGGCTTCACGGTTGATGAACCTTTGAATGAATTAGGAATCAATTTAAAACTTCCAAAACAACACGAACCTTTACGTGCAAGAATCGAAGAGGTATTACCGAAGTTATCATAAGTCATCACTTTTTTCTATTTAACAACCTAATTTAGCAAAAAGAAAAAATATTACAATGGAAAGAACAGAAGTAATTTTAGGAAATGTGAGAGGCGAAATTCAGCTTTTCTCAGACGATAAAAAAGCAGGGAAAATGGATATTTCGGTCATCAAAGATAAATTAACGGTTTATCATACAGAAGTTGATGAAGAATATGCCGGAAAAGGTTTTGCCAAATTATTATTAAATCAATTGGTTTCTTACGCCAGAGAAAACGATTTAAAAATTGTACCGCTGTGTCCGTATGTTCACGCACAATTCAAACGCAATCCCGAAGAATACAATGATGTTTGGTTTAAAGAAGAAGCATAAAATCTGAAGACCAAACACCAAACCATCAACAATCAACCAAATACCATCAACTACAATGTCACTTATCACAGGACTTCACCACGTCACCGCTATCACAGGCGATGCACAGGAAAATATAGATTTTTACACCGGAGTTTTGGGACTTCGATTAATTAAGAAAACCGTCAATTTCGATAATTCTGAAGTATATCATTTTTATTTCGGGGACGAATTCGGAACACCTGGAACGATTATAACGACTTTTCCTTACGGAAAAGGTTTGGCAAACGGAAGACACGGCAAAGGAATGCTTAACACAACGGCTTTTTCCATTTCGATGGCGGCTTTTGATTACTGGCTGGAACGTCTGGATAAATTTAATATTCCTTACAAACAGTCACAGCAAAGGTTTTCAGGTGAAGTCTTTATTTATCTGGAAGATTTTGACGGACTAGGTTTGGAGTTGGTTTTCAATGAAAAAGATGACAGAAAAGGGTATGATAACGGATTGATTCCGCGGGATTTTGCCATCAAAGGTTTTCATCACGTCGAGATTTGGGTTGATGCTTATGAAAGAACTGCTGCGCTTTTGACTACTCAAATGGACCATCAATTAATTGCTGAAAGCTCTGACAGATTCAGATTTGGAACGGAAGATAAACCCGGAAAATATGTCGATTTGCTTTGCGCTCCCAATTCTCTTAAAGGTTTGGCAGGAAGAGGAACGGTTCATCACGTTGCTTTTGCGACTCCCGATGCGCAGTCACAATTGGAGATGATTGAAAGACTGAATCAATTCGGTTTGCAGCATACGGAAGTTAAAGATAGAAAATATTTTACTTCCATTTATTTCAAAGAGCCGGGTGGTGTTTTGTTTGAAATCGCCACTTCAGGATCTGGCTTTGACATTGATGAAGAATTGGCTTCTCTTGGTGAAGATTTGATGCTGCCGGAACAGTTTGAAGAAAACAGAGGACACTTAATTGATATTCTTCCAAAAATTAATTATCCTACAGAAAAATTTAGATAAAAATGAGTCACACTTTAGATATAAAAACAGGCGGAAAATCATTGAATGAAGCAGAAAAAGTTTTAATAATGATTCACGGCAGAGGCGGAAGCGCTCAGGATATTCTGAGCTTATCCCAACATTTGAATGTAGAAGATTATGCTTTGCTCGCGCCACAGGCAACTAATGGAAGTTGGTATCCGTTATCCTTCATCGCTCCGGTTGAGCAAAATGAACCTTGGTTGTCCTCAGCCATTGAAACTGTTGGAAAAACCGTAAAAACGGCTTTGGATGCAGGCATTAAAGCTGAGAATATTTACTTTTTCGGATTTTCTCAAGGTGCGTGTTTGACTTTGGAATTTTTAGCGAGAAATGCTCAAAGATTTGGTGGAGCAGTGGCCATTATCGGTGGTGTGATTGGTGAAAAAATCAATCGTGAAAATTACAAAGGTGATTTCGCACAGACTCCGATTTTCCTGGGAACAAGCAATCCGGATTTCCACGTTCCTGTTGAAAGAGTCTATGCGACAGCCAATATTTTAAAGGAAATGAATGCTGATGTTACGGAAAAAGTTTATGCCAATTTCGGACATTCAATCAATCAGGAAGAAATTAAATTGGCGAATTCAATTGTTTTTAAATAATTCTTTGAACACAAAAGGTCACGAATATTTTCACAAATAAACACAATTTTATATTCAATAGAAACGGGCTTTAGCCCGTTTAATTAATTGAAATAATTCAATTGGCTTTAGCCAAAACTTAAAAGCAATGAAAATCACAAGAATATTCAGCGATGAAAACGGCGAATCTCACTTCGAAGACATCGAAATTCCGTTAATCAATCAAGGTGAAATCGGATTTTTGTCAGAAGATATTAATGTTAAGAAACTTCAATTCAGAAAGGTTTCTGCTGATTATGATTACGATTTTCATCACGCTCCGCAAAAGCAATATATTGTTTTGTTGGATGGCGGTGTTGAGATTAAAACTTCGCTTGGTGAAATCAGACAATTTCAAACCGGAGAAATTCTTTTGGTTGAAGATATTTCTGGAAAAGGTCACAAAACCAAGAACCTCAAAAAGAAAATGCGAACATCATTGTTCATCCATTTATAAATTAAAAAAATGAAAACTTTAAACTTTTTAGTGATTGGGAAAAATCAGGAAATTCTTGATACCTTGAAAAGAATTATCGAAAATAATGTAGGCTGGAAGGCAGAAATCAAGAGCGATGAAACGGTCTGCTATGATTATATTAAAGAAAATCAGGTTGATATTGTTTTGTTAAGTTCTGGCTTAGAAGAAAAATTTGAAAACGATATCAAAGTTTTTTGCGAAAATCTGGACAAAAATGTGAAGGTGATTGACCATTACGGCGGCGGAAGTGGGCTTTTGAAGAACGAAGTTTACGCACTTTTCCCTAATTTGCAGCCGTAAACTTAATTTATGTTTGAAAATATCATCAAGAACGTTACGCGTTTTATCAGCCTGAGCAGCGAAGAAGAGAAAATATTCACCGATTTATTGGTTTGTGAAACCATTCCCAAGAAAACAATTTTGTTGCGGGAAGGTGAAGTTTGCCAATTTGAAGGCTTCATTCACAAAGGCTGTCTGAGGGCTTACTACCTTGATGATAATGGTTTTGAGGTCACGATTTTGTTTGCCATCGAAGATTGGTGGATTAGTGATATAGCGTCTTTTCAGGAACAGAAACCTTCGAATTTGTATATTGAAACGATTGAAGATTCAGAGATTTTTATGCTGAACCCGACCACCAAAGAAAAGCTGTTGCAGGAAATCCCGAAATTCGAAAGGGTTTTCAGAATGTTGGTTCAGCGAAATCTGTTTACCCTTCAAAACCGTCTGGTGAATACCATTTCCAAAAGCGCATCAGACCGATATCTGGAATTTATAAAAGTATATCCTACGATTCCACAGCGCGTTGCGCAATATTACATCGCTTCTTATCTCGGAGTTTCAAAGGAATTTGTGAGTACAATCCGAAAACGCCTTGCGAATAAAGGAAAATAATAAAACTAAAAATGTCAAATATGAAATTATTTGGCATTTTTTTTTGCTCAAATCAAATTTATTAAACTAGTTAAATGCGCAGCAATTTCCATCGCCATAAATTTGTCATATCAATAATGAATAAACAACTAACAGATATGGACAGAAAAGATTTTTTAAAGAAAGGATTACTCGGAACAGGAATGTTTGTAGCAACTGCTTCATTGGGAAATACAATGAAAAATGAGATTGACGAAATCGAGCCACTGGAACCGATTGGATACAATCATTTACCAAACACCGATTCAAAAATTAAAGACAATTCTGTGATTCACAAAGCGGATTCCAGAGGGAAAGCCGACCACGGCTGGTTGGTCAGCAATCATACGTTTAGTTTTGCGAATTATCATAATCCGGAGAGAATGCATTTTGGTGTTCTCAGAGTTTTGAATGACGATAAAGTAGAGGCGGGAAGAGGTTTCGGAACGCATCCGCACGACAATATGGAAATCATCAGCATTCCGTTGGAAGGAGATTTGGAGCACAAAGACAGTATGGGAAATTCGGCGATTATTAAGAGTGGAGACATTCAGGTGATGAGTGCAGGAACCGGAATTATGCACAGCGAATTCAATAAAAATAATGACAGTTTGGTGAAGTTTCTACAAATTTGGGTGTATCCAAACAAAAGAAATGTGACTCCACGATATGACCAGATTACTTTAGAAAAATCAAAAGGGCAGAATCAATTCCAGCAGATTCTTTCTCCGAATGCGGATGACGAAGGTGTTTGGATTCATCAGGATGCGTGGTTTCACTTAGGAAACTTCGAAAATAATGTTGAAATCAACTATAAAATCAGGAAAAAAGGGAACGGTGTATATGCTTTTATTTTAAAAGGAAGCGCAGAAATCGAAGGACAGAAAGTGGAAACGAGAGATGGTTTTGGAGTTTGGGATATTTCAGATTTGAAGATCAAATCGACTTCAGAAAATACGGAGATTTTGTTGATGGAAGTTCCGATGATGATGTAACTATAGTTTAGATTATTATGAATAATATAGTAAAAAATACCTTAAACAAATCATTCTTAATTACAGGATTAGTTTTCTCAACTTTAACTTTTTCTCAAACGGCAATTGCAAACTCTTCAATTCCGACAACAAATGGGACATCAAAAATTTGGGTTCTGTGGATGGAATTTCGATCGATGGTTGGGATTCTCTTCTGTAGAAGCTCAACTATAAGTTGCCTGTGTTTTCGAATACATAGATAACGACATCCTAAGCTGCTTCCTGGCAAGTGAGCTCCAGCATTAAAATTCCATTTCTAATCGCGTTGGTAATACTCACTGCGATTTGTCTGTAGATTGGGATTTTTAGTTTTTTTTCAATAATTACAATTCGGTCAAAAGGAATCATATGGACTACTATCTATGTTGAAACTGGATTATAAGGATAGTCCTTTTGTAATATAAATTTGCAACATTAAGCAAAATCAAATAAAAATGAATTTTACAATTAAAAAAGCAAATCTCGAAAATTTGGATGCAGCTGCAGAACTCTTCAATCTTTATCGGATTTTACAGTTATACAAATTGTACCATTATGTTAAGCTAGCAAAACAGTGGCTTTTGAGTGATCTGTTTGTACATCCTGATTACAGAGGAAAAGGATTCTCAGTGGCTTTTATAGAACGTGCTAAACAATGGTGTGATGAAACAGAAGCTTGTGGATTAATGCTTGAAACCGAAAAAACAAACGATATAGGAAATAAACTATATCCTCGTTGTGGATTTGAATATGATGGGTTACACAACTATTATTACTGGTGGAAATAAATTATAAGATTATTAGGACATTAGAAAGAATATTAAGTTAGAAGATATTCTGTTGTAATTGATATTCTAAAATTAAAAATAATGAATTTATTTGATCTTTCAACTTAGGATAAATTTCGAGATGCCGGATGCTAAGTTGTTAGATAAATATTATGACAGGCTGCTCTCTGCTTTTCCAATTGAATTTCCCACAATCGAACTTAAATATGATATATCACTCGCAGAGGCTAAGGATTACGTTTTTACTTTGGCGAAATTCAAATTAATACAACAGCTTGAAAAAGATTTTATGGTTTTACAAAACAAAATGAGGGTGTAATTCTGTTCAAACTTCGGGGAGGCTTACAGTGATAGGCACAACATGCATATGGCCCAAAATAATCCATCTATAACTTTTAGTCATTAAAATTGATAGCGAATTAATTTTATCCCGTTGGTATATAAAATTGGTTTTCCAATAAGGAAAACCAATTATAAGATCTGTCTGTTACACTATTGAATCTCGATCATCCTAGGAGGTTGTTTTTTGCTTCCTCCTTTCTGTCATACACTTTGGCAGAGTTTGAAAAACTGAAGTATATATTTCAGCTTTATTATGATTTCCTCTATAAATACTAACTTGTTATTTTCAACGACTGAATGCGTCCATTAGATAATTGAAAATAATATTTCAAAATAATTGGGCTGCCCGGAAATGATCCTGAAGTTTTAGCCGATAGAATATTTTCTTTTTCATTATAATCAATCGGTTCCATTGTGGCTTTATAATCTTTATTGGATTTGTCAATCCATTGTTCTATTTCTTTTCTTCCGTTATGGGTTTTGCCTTCATCAAAAACTACGGCTGTTTCTGCAAAACATTGTGCATAAGCAGCACTATCAAAATTATTCTGTGTTTTAACTAACTCGCTGATTACATTTGGTAAGTTCATATTTTCTATTTTTTTAATGATTATTAAATGGTTGGTACTGTTCCGCCATCGATTACATATTCTGTTCCTGTTAAATAACTAGCTCTTGGTGAAACCAGAAAGCCTACAAATTCGGCAACTTCGGCAGGTTCAGCAGGTCTTCCGAAAGGAATTCCTCCCAATGCATCCATTACGCCCTGTTGCGCTTCTTCTACAGTACTGTTCGAATTTCTTGCAATTTCGCCCAGCCATGCTTCCGATGCTGTTGTATTGATCCATCCTGGAGAAACCGCCAATACACGAATACCTTTAGGAGTAACTTCGTTTGATAAGCTTTTGCTGTAGTTTCTCAGTGCTGCTTTTGCAGCTGCGTAAGGCAAAGTAGAATCATATAGAGGCAGTTTACCTTGGATAGAAGCGATGTGAATAATAACACCTGCTTTTCGCTCGATCATTTGCGGTAAAAATCCCCTGTCCAGCCGAACCGGAGCCAAAAGATTAGCCTGTAGTGTTGATTCCCAATCTTCATCATTAAGCGCGGCAAACCCGCCTGCCGGAGTAGATGATCCCCCGAGGTTGTTAACCAGAATATCCAGTCTTCCG
Protein-coding sequences here:
- a CDS encoding LytR/AlgR family response regulator transcription factor, with the protein product MKALIVDDNDIARTTLAHLAKQIPNLTIVSEYSNAIEAYNHLQNNQVDLIFLDIEMPEMTGIELTKNLSGKDIIIIFTSSNKDYALEAFELNIADYILKPVMPARFLQAVSKAQAILESRKEDVEVTKDEFLFVRDSNITRRLKLDDIFYAEAMGDYVKFYTREKMFAIHGKMKTAEERLPKDDFIRVHRSYIVSVGKIDTLQDGGIMINGKFIPVADAYRKALNTRMNVF
- a CDS encoding Dps family protein, whose translation is MKTNIGLTEQNTEAVAEQLAKLLADETVLYIKTRNAHWNVTGDNFHANHIFFEEQYKQLDELIDSVAERLRKIGHYAPATMKAYLELTHLTEYSDRTNDGLGYMKDLLKDHESIIDFLRGNVTPFAEKYKDYGSSDFITSLIETHEEMAWMIRSYFR
- a CDS encoding ring-cleaving dioxygenase → MENRILGLHHITAIADNAKRNLDFYTQVLGVRLVKKTVNFDDPGTYHFYFGNEEGTPGTILTFFPWEGIGKGTNGSGLATHIGYSVPKGSLEFWKNRFQQFNVNFEEGEIFGEKLISFKDPDGLQLQFIESSRRDDRKVWTTDDIKDENALKGFHNITLTLKKADPTIKVLTDIFGYNLQKEEDERYRFATDAIETANLVDIIENDKIQAGRNAAGTNHHVAFRVKDDKVLMEFREKVLSAGLNITPKIDRDYFYSLYFREPGGVLFEIATDNPGFTVDEPLNELGINLKLPKQHEPLRARIEEVLPKLS
- a CDS encoding GNAT family N-acetyltransferase, translating into MERTEVILGNVRGEIQLFSDDKKAGKMDISVIKDKLTVYHTEVDEEYAGKGFAKLLLNQLVSYARENDLKIVPLCPYVHAQFKRNPEEYNDVWFKEEA
- a CDS encoding VOC family protein: MSLITGLHHVTAITGDAQENIDFYTGVLGLRLIKKTVNFDNSEVYHFYFGDEFGTPGTIITTFPYGKGLANGRHGKGMLNTTAFSISMAAFDYWLERLDKFNIPYKQSQQRFSGEVFIYLEDFDGLGLELVFNEKDDRKGYDNGLIPRDFAIKGFHHVEIWVDAYERTAALLTTQMDHQLIAESSDRFRFGTEDKPGKYVDLLCAPNSLKGLAGRGTVHHVAFATPDAQSQLEMIERLNQFGLQHTEVKDRKYFTSIYFKEPGGVLFEIATSGSGFDIDEELASLGEDLMLPEQFEENRGHLIDILPKINYPTEKFR
- a CDS encoding alpha/beta hydrolase, with translation MSHTLDIKTGGKSLNEAEKVLIMIHGRGGSAQDILSLSQHLNVEDYALLAPQATNGSWYPLSFIAPVEQNEPWLSSAIETVGKTVKTALDAGIKAENIYFFGFSQGACLTLEFLARNAQRFGGAVAIIGGVIGEKINRENYKGDFAQTPIFLGTSNPDFHVPVERVYATANILKEMNADVTEKVYANFGHSINQEEIKLANSIVFK
- a CDS encoding cupin domain-containing protein — translated: MKITRIFSDENGESHFEDIEIPLINQGEIGFLSEDINVKKLQFRKVSADYDYDFHHAPQKQYIVLLDGGVEIKTSLGEIRQFQTGEILLVEDISGKGHKTKNLKKKMRTSLFIHL
- a CDS encoding Crp/Fnr family transcriptional regulator, translated to MFENIIKNVTRFISLSSEEEKIFTDLLVCETIPKKTILLREGEVCQFEGFIHKGCLRAYYLDDNGFEVTILFAIEDWWISDIASFQEQKPSNLYIETIEDSEIFMLNPTTKEKLLQEIPKFERVFRMLVQRNLFTLQNRLVNTISKSASDRYLEFIKVYPTIPQRVAQYYIASYLGVSKEFVSTIRKRLANKGK
- a CDS encoding pirin family protein, giving the protein MNKQLTDMDRKDFLKKGLLGTGMFVATASLGNTMKNEIDEIEPLEPIGYNHLPNTDSKIKDNSVIHKADSRGKADHGWLVSNHTFSFANYHNPERMHFGVLRVLNDDKVEAGRGFGTHPHDNMEIISIPLEGDLEHKDSMGNSAIIKSGDIQVMSAGTGIMHSEFNKNNDSLVKFLQIWVYPNKRNVTPRYDQITLEKSKGQNQFQQILSPNADDEGVWIHQDAWFHLGNFENNVEINYKIRKKGNGVYAFILKGSAEIEGQKVETRDGFGVWDISDLKIKSTSENTEILLMEVPMMM
- a CDS encoding GNAT family N-acetyltransferase, whose amino-acid sequence is MNFTIKKANLENLDAAAELFNLYRILQLYKLYHYVKLAKQWLLSDLFVHPDYRGKGFSVAFIERAKQWCDETEACGLMLETEKTNDIGNKLYPRCGFEYDGLHNYYYWWK
- a CDS encoding SDR family oxidoreductase; amino-acid sequence: MEQFNYNNELSGKIALVTGGTKGAGKAIADRLLQAGATVIITARNAPEQENSNLHFISADLSTAEGTQKVISEVLSDYGRLDILVNNLGGSSTPAGGFAALNDEDWESTLQANLLAPVRLDRGFLPQMIERKAGVIIHIASIQGKLPLYDSTLPYAAAKAALRNYSKSLSNEVTPKGIRVLAVSPGWINTTASEAWLGEIARNSNSTVEEAQQGVMDALGGIPFGRPAEPAEVAEFVGFLVSPRASYLTGTEYVIDGGTVPTI